A genomic region of Phragmites australis chromosome 2, lpPhrAust1.1, whole genome shotgun sequence contains the following coding sequences:
- the LOC133906539 gene encoding probable calcium-binding protein CML12 — protein sequence MQTQRSQCPEDSVREGSASARAHPPPPPVPRVTMSTTACSKRSASMPLPGAGAGKGKDPTPGGSGGGRARLRDEQLRQLRELFLRFDLDGDGSLTKLELAALLRSLGLRPAAGDEIHALIAAMDADGNGTVEFDELASSLAPLLLGPCRPAVAVDQAQLAEAFRAFDRDGNGFISAAELARSMARMGHPICYAELTDMMREADTDGDGVISFQEFTAIMAKSAVDFLGLAAL from the coding sequence ATGCAGACGCAGAGAAGTCAGTGCCCCGAAGACAGCGTCCGAGAAGGCAGCGCGAGCGCACGCGCCCACCCACCGCCACCACCCGTTCCGCGCGTGACCATGTCCACCACCGCCTGCTCGAAACGCTCGGCATCCATGCCCctccccggcgccggcgctggcaAAGGCAAGGACCCGACCCCGggtgggagcggcggcgggcgcgctcggctccgCGACGAGCAGCTGCGCCAGCTCCGCGAGCTCTTCCTCCGCTTCGACCTCGACGGCGACGGCAGCCTCACCAAGTTGGAGCTCGCAGCGCTACTCCGCTCGCTGGGCCTCCGTCCCGCGGCCGGGGACGAGATCCACGCGCTCATCGCCGCCATGGACGCCGACGGCAACGGCACGGTCGAGTTCGACGAGCTCGCCTCCTCCCTGGCCCCGCTGCTCCTGGGGCCGTGCcgccccgccgtcgccgtcgaccAGGCGCAGCTCGCCGAGGCGTTCCGCGCCTTCGACCGCGACGGCAACGGGTTCATCTCCGCCGCCGAGCTCGCGCGGTCCATGGCGCGGATGGGCCACCCCATCTGCTACGCCGAGCTCACCGACATGATGCGCGAGGCCGACACCGATGGCGACGGCGTCATCAGCTTCCAGGAGTTCACCGCCATCATGGCCAAATCAGCCGTCGACTTCCTCGGCCTCGCCGCCTTGTGA
- the LOC133906548 gene encoding uncharacterized protein LOC133906548 codes for MGEAEASAGGGGDPQRLKRIAAAAYDYENDARWAGYWSNVLVPPHLASRPDVVDHFKRKFYQRYVDPSLIVEPMSSMTSTQSTRPAARSSSTPSGENVRAHESGSSARSAAANQPPAVERSGNSLRLDGRTIHFSINAWVLVVASLGILPILPNHISSKVYRLSLLGTICSSTYSLYCTYGKPRAWNMPAIQPWLQSIIVAKDFVHLMFSLMMFTSNVHFKIALLPVLCWALDHVARFLRRNFTHSSLYRKYLEDPCLWVETNNTTLSLLCSNAEITLGFLMIISLFSSRRNIIQTFMYFHLLKLMYHAPVTSGYHQSVWARIGRAVNPYIYRYAPFLNTPISAVQRWWLR; via the exons AtgggggaggcggaggcgagcGCCGGCGGGGGAGGAGATCCGCAGAGGCTCAAGCGGATCGCGGCCGCGGCGTACGACTACGAGAACGACGCGCGGTGGGCGGGGTACTGGTCCAACGTCCTCGTGCCGCCCCACCTCGCCTCCCGCCCCGACGTCGTCGACCACTTCAAGCGCAAGTTCTACCAGCGATACGTC GATCCTAGTTTGATTGTTGAGCCAATGTCCTCCATGACTTCAACTCAGTCCACTAGACCAGCAGCAAGGTCTTCATCTACACCATCCGGTGAGAATGTCAGAGCTCATGAGTCAG GATCTAGTGCGAGATCAGCTGCTGCCAACCAACCACCAGCAGTAGAGAGGAGTGGAAATTCTTTACGGTTAGATGGACGGACAATACACTTCTCTATCAACGCCTGG GTACTGGTTGTTGCTAGTCTTGGAATACTTCCTATTCTACCTAACCATATCTCAAGTAAAGTATACAGACTTTCATTGTTAGGGACAATCTGCTCCTCCACGTATTCATTATACTGCACTTATGGG AAACCAAGGGCATGGAACATGCCTGCAATTCAGCCTTGGTTGCAATCTATAATTGTAGCCAAGGACTTTGTTCATTTGATGTTCTCTCTTATGATGTTCACGTCTAATGTGCACTTCAAGA TTGCTCTGCTTCCTGTGCTTTGTTGGGCACTTGATCATGTTGCTCGATTCCTAAGACGTAATTTTACACACTCTTCTTTATACAG GAAGTATTTGGAGGACCCTTGCCTGTGGGTAGAGACAAATAACACTACACTCAGCCTACTTTGCTCGAATGCTGAGATTACCCTGGGGTTTCTTATGATCATCTCACTTTTCTC ATCGAGGCGCAACATAATTCAGACGTTCATGTACTTTCAT CTATTGAAGCTGATGTACCATGCTCCTGTGACATCCGGCTACCACCAGAGCGTGTGGGCAAGAATAGGCCGGGCTGTAAACCCGTACATTTATCGCTATGCGCCATTCCTCAACACACCCATTTCGGCAGTTCAAAGATGGTGGCTGAGGTAG